In Flavobacterium sp. N3904, one DNA window encodes the following:
- a CDS encoding universal stress protein, with translation MKRILIPTDFSKYANQAIEVGAQIAKKNNCEIVLINMLELPTHMNDAVSGETSIPEIMLFKRKAEEMLKSIKDRDYLQGITITEVVRLDSAYEGISNYSNNNDIDLIIMGSHGTSGIEEILIGSNTEKVVRLSKIPVLVIKKEVKDFDVRTILFASDFSEEIKKPFQKFLAVTKFFDAKLNLVMICTPNSFKSTLVAEKIMKDFVAEFEMPEHTLNIYNDTNIEKGISNYSNRIDADLIGICTHGRTALTHFFNGSVTEDLVNHISRPVITFKI, from the coding sequence ATGAAAAGAATTTTAATTCCTACCGATTTTTCAAAATATGCTAATCAAGCTATAGAAGTTGGTGCACAAATTGCAAAAAAAAATAATTGTGAAATCGTATTAATTAACATGCTGGAACTACCTACTCACATGAACGATGCTGTGAGCGGCGAAACAAGTATTCCAGAAATTATGCTTTTTAAAAGAAAAGCAGAAGAAATGCTAAAAAGCATTAAAGACAGAGATTATCTACAAGGAATTACAATTACCGAAGTAGTTCGACTAGATAGTGCTTATGAAGGTATAAGTAATTATTCAAACAACAACGACATTGACTTAATCATAATGGGGTCACATGGCACGTCTGGAATTGAAGAAATTTTAATTGGTTCTAATACAGAAAAAGTAGTTAGACTAAGCAAAATTCCTGTTTTAGTCATCAAAAAAGAAGTGAAGGATTTTGATGTAAGAACCATACTTTTTGCTTCTGATTTTTCGGAAGAAATAAAAAAACCATTCCAGAAATTTCTTGCGGTCACTAAATTTTTTGACGCCAAATTAAACTTAGTCATGATTTGTACTCCAAATAGCTTTAAAAGCACATTGGTTGCAGAGAAAATCATGAAAGATTTTGTAGCAGAATTCGAAATGCCAGAACATACCTTAAACATATACAATGATACCAACATAGAAAAGGGCATCAGTAATTATTCAAACAGAATCGATGCAGATTTAATTGGTATTTGTACACATGGCAGGACAGCCTTGACACATTTCTTTAACGGCAGTGTGACAGAAGATTTGGTAAATCACATTTCAAGACCCGTGATTACATTTAAAATTTAA